The proteins below come from a single Asanoa ferruginea genomic window:
- a CDS encoding MarC family protein — translation MDLKVFGEVIVTLLVIMDPPGMVPIFVAMTGNMAARDRHKAAWQAVCLALGVIVLFAVAGQNLLEYLHVSLPALQGAGGLLLIMIALELLTGKTDDPSPHSTSNIALVPLGTPLLAGPGAIVATMLFVQRSDGAGDYVAVGFGILVAMLVVWLVLRYCGVVVKILRPGGIEVLTRIAGLLLAAIAVQLIADAIFAFVDTYRAG, via the coding sequence GTGGATTTGAAGGTATTCGGCGAGGTCATCGTCACTCTCCTGGTGATCATGGACCCTCCCGGCATGGTGCCGATCTTCGTCGCGATGACCGGCAACATGGCGGCGCGCGACCGCCACAAGGCCGCGTGGCAGGCGGTGTGTCTCGCGCTCGGCGTCATCGTGCTGTTCGCGGTGGCCGGCCAGAACCTGCTCGAATACCTGCACGTCTCGCTGCCGGCCCTGCAAGGCGCGGGCGGCCTGCTGCTGATCATGATCGCCCTGGAGCTGCTGACCGGGAAGACCGACGACCCGTCGCCACACTCGACGTCCAACATCGCGCTGGTGCCGCTCGGCACGCCGTTGCTGGCCGGCCCCGGAGCGATCGTCGCGACCATGCTGTTCGTGCAACGTTCGGACGGCGCCGGCGACTACGTAGCGGTCGGCTTCGGCATCCTCGTCGCCATGCTCGTGGTCTGGCTGGTGCTGCGCTACTGCGGCGTCGTCGTCAAGATCCTGCGCCCCGGCGGCATCGAGGTGCTGACCCGCATCGCCGGCCTCCTGCTGGCGGCGATCGCGGTGCAGCTGATCGCGGACGCCATCTTCGCGTTCGTCGACACCTACCGGGCGGGGTGA
- a CDS encoding intein-containing Rv2578c family radical SAM protein, with protein sequence MRWDNLSALPDLDVPDGADGPARAAPATPPLPLALPGAVARTFDTPGFAGMTFYEVRAKSVINRVPGNSRMGFDWTINPYRGCSHACTYCLAGDTEILMADGRTRALRDLVVGDRIYGTARSGTYRRYVTTEVLAHWTTTKPAYRVTLADGTELVASGDHRFLTERGWKHVTGTMGGADQRPHLTSGNKLMGVGRFATGPADTPDYRAGYLCGMSRGDANVTEAQPLARTRRFLREADPDLARLAAAGRISAPSTPSDDWRKGFLAGVFDAQGAHNGTALRIGSIDRETIDEVAAALRELGFDFVVRRTGGGARGWFVRVVGGLAARLRFLHTTDPATTRKRSIEGLALKSNVPLDVLKVEPLEGEMTLYDITTGTGDFIANGVVSHNCFARNTHTYLDLDPGHDFDSKIIVKVNAGELVRKELGARRWRGEHIAMGTNVDVYQRAEGRYKLMPQILSALRDFANPFSILTKGTLILRDLSLLREAASVTSVGLSFSIGFVDEELWRRVEPGTPSPRRRLDAVRTLTDAGFAVGILVAPILPGLTDNEESIDRTVAAAAAAGASGVAGISLHLRPGTRDWYAKWLAREFPALVPRYRALYRGGSYLPKEYQREITARVRQAARRHGLDRKDNFERQLPEPPPEPEQLTLL encoded by the coding sequence ATGCGTTGGGACAACCTGTCGGCTCTCCCCGACTTAGACGTCCCTGACGGGGCTGACGGCCCCGCCCGGGCGGCGCCGGCGACACCACCCCTGCCGCTGGCGCTTCCCGGCGCAGTCGCGCGCACCTTCGACACGCCCGGCTTCGCCGGCATGACCTTCTACGAGGTGCGGGCCAAGTCGGTCATCAACCGGGTGCCCGGCAACTCCCGGATGGGCTTCGACTGGACGATCAACCCCTACCGGGGTTGCAGCCACGCGTGCACCTACTGCCTGGCCGGCGACACCGAGATCCTGATGGCCGACGGCCGCACCCGCGCCCTGCGCGACCTGGTCGTCGGCGACCGGATCTATGGCACGGCCCGCTCCGGCACCTACCGGCGCTACGTCACCACCGAGGTGCTGGCGCACTGGACGACGACCAAGCCCGCCTACCGGGTCACCCTGGCCGACGGCACCGAACTCGTCGCCAGCGGCGACCACCGCTTCCTCACCGAGCGCGGGTGGAAACACGTCACCGGCACGATGGGTGGCGCTGACCAGCGCCCCCACCTGACCAGCGGCAACAAGCTGATGGGCGTCGGCCGGTTCGCGACCGGCCCGGCCGACACTCCCGACTACCGGGCGGGCTATCTGTGCGGCATGAGCCGCGGCGACGCCAACGTGACCGAGGCCCAGCCGCTCGCCCGCACCCGCCGTTTCCTCCGCGAGGCCGACCCCGACCTGGCCCGGCTGGCCGCGGCGGGCCGGATCTCCGCGCCATCTACACCCAGCGACGACTGGCGAAAAGGCTTCCTGGCGGGAGTGTTCGACGCGCAGGGCGCACACAACGGCACCGCGCTGCGGATCGGCAGCATCGACCGGGAGACGATCGACGAGGTCGCGGCCGCGCTGCGCGAGCTCGGCTTCGACTTCGTGGTCCGGCGCACCGGCGGGGGAGCCCGGGGCTGGTTCGTCCGCGTCGTCGGCGGCCTCGCCGCGCGCCTGCGTTTCCTGCACACCACCGACCCGGCGACCACCCGCAAGCGCTCGATCGAGGGCCTGGCGCTCAAGTCCAACGTGCCGCTCGACGTGCTCAAGGTCGAGCCGCTCGAGGGCGAGATGACCCTCTACGACATCACCACCGGCACCGGCGACTTCATCGCCAACGGCGTGGTCAGCCATAACTGCTTCGCCCGCAACACGCACACCTACCTCGACCTCGACCCGGGCCACGACTTCGACAGCAAGATCATCGTGAAGGTCAACGCCGGCGAGCTGGTCCGCAAGGAGCTGGGCGCCCGCCGCTGGCGCGGCGAACACATCGCGATGGGCACCAACGTCGACGTCTACCAGCGGGCCGAGGGCCGCTACAAACTGATGCCCCAGATCCTGTCGGCGCTGCGCGACTTCGCCAACCCGTTCTCGATCCTGACCAAGGGCACCCTGATCCTCCGCGACCTCTCGCTGCTGCGGGAGGCCGCGTCGGTGACCTCGGTCGGCCTGTCGTTCTCGATCGGCTTCGTCGACGAAGAGCTGTGGCGCCGGGTCGAGCCCGGCACGCCCAGCCCCCGCCGCCGCCTCGACGCGGTCCGCACGTTGACCGACGCCGGCTTCGCGGTGGGCATCCTGGTCGCACCGATCCTGCCGGGCCTGACCGACAACGAGGAGTCGATCGACCGCACGGTGGCGGCGGCCGCGGCGGCCGGCGCGTCGGGCGTGGCCGGCATCTCGCTACACCTACGACCCGGCACCCGCGACTGGTATGCGAAGTGGCTGGCCCGCGAGTTCCCGGCGCTGGTGCCGCGCTACCGGGCGCTCTATCGGGGTGGTTCCTATCTGCCGAAGGAATACCAACGAGAGATCACGGCGCGGGTCCGCCAGGCAGCGCGGCGGCATGGCCTTGATCGAAAGGACAATTTCGAACGCCAACTTCCGGAGCCACCACCCGAGCCAGAGCAACTAACGCTCCTCTAG
- a CDS encoding TrmH family RNA methyltransferase, producing MEPEGEIGVGPWPGPWPSDPKYDPQLLAEGDRRNVVDRYRYWRHEAVVADLDERRHGFHVAIENWQHDFNIGTVVRNANAFLAAEVHVVGNRRWNRRGAMVTDRYQHVRHHPTIEDFVAWAHGADLPVIGIDNLPGSRPLETVTLPRRCVLLFGQEGPGLSETARGACDQLFSIAQYGSTRSINAGVASGIAMHAWIRTYGEPPPEQV from the coding sequence GTGGAACCGGAGGGTGAGATCGGCGTCGGACCGTGGCCCGGTCCGTGGCCGTCCGACCCGAAATACGACCCGCAGCTACTCGCGGAGGGTGATCGGCGAAACGTCGTCGACCGTTATCGCTACTGGCGGCACGAGGCGGTGGTCGCCGACCTCGACGAGCGTCGGCATGGTTTTCATGTCGCCATCGAGAACTGGCAGCACGATTTCAACATCGGCACCGTGGTGCGAAATGCAAATGCATTTCTTGCGGCCGAGGTGCATGTGGTCGGTAACCGTCGGTGGAACCGCCGGGGCGCCATGGTGACCGATCGGTATCAGCACGTCCGGCACCATCCCACGATCGAGGATTTCGTCGCCTGGGCGCACGGCGCCGACCTGCCGGTGATCGGCATCGACAACCTGCCCGGGTCGCGCCCGCTGGAGACCGTGACGCTGCCCCGCCGCTGCGTGCTGCTCTTCGGCCAGGAGGGCCCGGGCCTCTCGGAGACCGCCCGCGGCGCCTGCGACCAGCTCTTCTCGATCGCGCAATACGGCTCGACCCGGTCCATCAACGCGGGCGTGGCCAGCGGCATCGCGATGCACGCCTGGATCCGGACGTACGGGGAGCCACCACCCGAACAGGTTTGA
- a CDS encoding PH domain-containing protein, which translates to MDRPSTPPPDPDESDRDRWAREGAPIDDGPGYSDGPAYSPSAGYSESAGFGDSADYATGETARPRGGYTATDISEEDLAGLQVDASGLPLGPRRVLPLEDEPTPLVSRYLFPTERYRGEWKRHWIHLSTPLLVIILATFILGYLSGFLFRQEATGLTTAAILVWVGIFGWVAWKVGDWYFDRFILTNKRVMVVSGIITRRVAMMPLLRVTDMKYEQSPLGRALNYGTFVLESAGQEQALREIKHLPNPNELYLRVVEEMYEPQAVEARLGKDADEARADDGA; encoded by the coding sequence ATGGACCGACCGTCCACCCCGCCACCAGACCCTGACGAGTCCGATCGCGACCGCTGGGCGCGCGAAGGCGCGCCCATCGACGACGGACCCGGCTACAGCGACGGCCCGGCCTACTCGCCCAGCGCGGGTTATTCGGAGAGCGCCGGCTTCGGCGACTCGGCCGACTACGCCACCGGCGAGACCGCTCGGCCCCGTGGTGGCTACACCGCGACCGACATCTCCGAAGAGGACCTCGCCGGTCTCCAGGTCGACGCGTCCGGCCTCCCGCTGGGCCCCCGCCGGGTGCTGCCCCTCGAAGACGAGCCGACCCCGCTGGTCTCCCGCTACCTCTTCCCGACCGAGCGCTACCGGGGCGAGTGGAAGCGGCACTGGATCCACCTGAGCACGCCGCTCCTCGTGATCATCCTGGCCACGTTCATCCTGGGCTACCTGTCCGGCTTCCTGTTCCGGCAGGAGGCGACCGGCCTGACCACGGCCGCGATCCTGGTCTGGGTGGGCATTTTCGGGTGGGTCGCCTGGAAAGTCGGCGACTGGTATTTCGACCGCTTCATCCTGACCAACAAGCGGGTCATGGTGGTCAGCGGCATCATCACCCGGCGGGTCGCGATGATGCCCCTGCTGCGGGTCACCGACATGAAATACGAGCAGTCGCCGCTCGGTCGCGCGCTCAACTACGGCACGTTCGTGCTCGAGTCCGCGGGCCAGGAGCAGGCGCTGCGCGAGATCAAGCACCTGCCCAACCCCAACGAGCTCTACCTGCGCGTTGTCGAGGAAATGTATGAGCCGCAGGCCGTCGAGGCCCGGCTCGGCAAAGACGCCGACGAGGCCCGCGCCGACGACGGGGCATAG
- a CDS encoding PHP domain-containing protein: MIRIDLHAHSTASDGTLTPAELMAAAATAGLDVVAITDHDTTAGWAAAARARPPGLALVRGAELSCRWHGAEPPISLHLLAYLFDPAYPSLVSELARVRAAREVRAERIIGLLRTDGHDVTWEEVLEYAAGGTVGRPHIAQALIRAGLVGSTSDAFAPEWLGRRYRVPKAELDVFDALRLVRDAGGVAVFAHPRATRRGRIVADELIVSLAREGLFGLEGDHTDHTPAERAHVRALAEGLGLAVTGSSDFHGTHKSVTLGAETTTPGVYERLVATSSGVTPVLR; this comes from the coding sequence ATGATCCGCATCGACCTGCACGCCCACTCGACCGCCAGCGACGGCACGCTGACCCCGGCCGAGCTGATGGCCGCGGCCGCCACGGCCGGGCTCGACGTGGTCGCGATCACCGACCACGACACGACCGCCGGGTGGGCCGCGGCGGCGCGGGCCCGCCCGCCTGGCCTCGCGCTGGTGCGCGGTGCGGAGCTGTCCTGCCGGTGGCACGGCGCGGAGCCGCCGATCTCGCTGCACCTGCTGGCCTACCTCTTCGACCCGGCGTACCCCTCGCTGGTCTCCGAACTTGCCCGGGTGCGCGCCGCGCGCGAGGTGCGGGCCGAGCGGATCATCGGCCTGCTCCGGACCGACGGGCACGATGTGACCTGGGAAGAGGTCCTGGAATACGCCGCCGGCGGCACCGTCGGCCGACCGCACATCGCGCAGGCGCTGATCCGGGCCGGCCTGGTCGGCTCGACCAGCGACGCGTTCGCGCCCGAGTGGCTCGGCCGGCGCTACCGCGTGCCGAAGGCCGAACTCGACGTCTTCGACGCCCTGCGGCTGGTGCGCGACGCTGGCGGGGTGGCGGTCTTCGCACACCCTCGGGCCACCCGGCGCGGTCGGATCGTCGCCGACGAGCTGATCGTCTCGCTCGCCCGCGAGGGCCTCTTCGGCTTGGAGGGCGACCACACCGACCACACGCCGGCGGAGCGAGCCCACGTCCGCGCGCTCGCCGAGGGCCTCGGGCTGGCGGTCACCGGATCGTCCGACTTCCACGGCACGCACAAGTCGGTGACGCTGGGTGCCGAGACCACCACACCCGGCGTGTACGAGCGCCTGGTCGCCACCTCCTCCGGGGTCACACCCGTGCTGCGCTGA
- a CDS encoding RecB family exonuclease, giving the protein MRRPTSPAGRAPAPRAEQLGFAGMPERLFVCTPSKLGAYTDCPRRYRYSYVDRPTPPKGPPWAHNSLGASVHTALRGWFALPPERRTREALPGLLKGTWVREGYRDDEQERAIYRRALDWLEGYVGGLDPDAEPVGVERVVAVKTSVLAFNGRADRIDARGAELAIVDYKTGRTGLDTDDARGSQALALYAYAAERVFRRPCRRVELHHLPTGTIAAHDHTEASIARQVSRAEDTARDILDAEKSVAAGADPDDAFPTTPGPMCGWCDFKRSCPAGADLPVKDQWSAVERALTG; this is encoded by the coding sequence GTGCGCAGGCCAACCTCCCCAGCCGGCCGGGCTCCGGCGCCCCGGGCCGAGCAGCTCGGTTTCGCCGGCATGCCCGAGCGGCTCTTCGTGTGCACGCCGAGCAAGCTCGGCGCTTACACCGACTGCCCCCGCCGCTACCGCTATTCCTACGTCGACCGCCCGACCCCGCCCAAGGGCCCGCCGTGGGCACACAACTCCCTGGGCGCGAGCGTGCACACGGCGCTGCGCGGCTGGTTCGCGCTGCCACCTGAGCGCCGCACCCGCGAGGCCCTGCCGGGCCTGCTCAAGGGCACCTGGGTCCGCGAGGGCTACCGCGACGACGAGCAGGAGCGGGCGATCTACCGGCGCGCCCTCGACTGGCTCGAGGGTTATGTCGGCGGCCTCGACCCCGACGCCGAGCCGGTGGGCGTCGAGCGGGTGGTCGCGGTCAAGACGTCGGTGCTGGCCTTCAACGGCCGGGCCGACCGCATCGACGCCCGCGGCGCCGAGCTGGCCATCGTCGACTACAAGACCGGCCGCACAGGCCTCGACACCGACGACGCCCGCGGCTCCCAGGCGCTGGCGCTCTACGCCTACGCGGCCGAGCGGGTCTTCCGCCGCCCCTGCCGCCGGGTCGAGCTGCACCACCTCCCGACCGGCACGATCGCGGCACACGACCACACCGAGGCCTCGATCGCCCGCCAGGTCTCCCGAGCCGAAGACACGGCCCGCGACATCCTCGACGCGGAAAAGTCGGTCGCGGCCGGCGCCGACCCTGACGACGCCTTCCCGACGACCCCGGGCCCGATGTGCGGCTGGTGCGACTTCAAACGCTCCTGCCCAGCCGGCGCCGACCTCCCGGTCAAAGACCAGTGGTCCGCGGTCGAGCGGGCCTTGACGGGCTAG
- a CDS encoding DUF6758 family protein has product MSVSCPRCGGGVRPPDLMRADWRCDGCGDVPPLHIAEHNNAEIVKSVINTVAAGTPANRAAMPLWCTWPLLLDWTVTGVAWAGDDHSGVRATALACSGPAPFGGGPADLVIVAEEPGVGLGNRFAGLAGSDPGAHLVHDLTRTDPGPGEAHGAHAKIKVDGHPTPLWSISSADDRSAYVGEARGMWLYAIAWPAHAGYVLAEHVVLHDLCEWLPPELVYGAPSPYLHGLA; this is encoded by the coding sequence ATGTCGGTGAGTTGCCCGAGATGCGGTGGCGGCGTTCGGCCACCGGACCTGATGCGCGCCGATTGGCGCTGCGACGGGTGCGGTGACGTGCCACCGCTGCACATCGCCGAGCACAACAACGCCGAGATCGTGAAGTCCGTGATCAACACGGTCGCCGCCGGCACCCCGGCCAACCGGGCGGCGATGCCGCTCTGGTGCACCTGGCCGTTGCTGCTCGACTGGACGGTGACCGGTGTCGCCTGGGCCGGTGACGATCACTCCGGCGTCCGCGCGACGGCCCTGGCCTGCAGCGGGCCGGCACCGTTCGGTGGCGGGCCGGCCGATCTGGTGATCGTCGCCGAGGAGCCGGGCGTCGGGCTGGGCAACCGGTTCGCCGGCCTGGCCGGCAGCGATCCCGGCGCCCACCTGGTGCACGACCTGACCCGGACCGACCCGGGCCCGGGCGAGGCGCACGGCGCGCACGCCAAGATCAAAGTAGACGGCCACCCGACTCCACTGTGGTCCATCTCGTCGGCTGACGACCGCAGCGCGTACGTCGGGGAAGCGCGTGGAATGTGGCTTTATGCCATAGCTTGGCCGGCACACGCCGGCTACGTCCTCGCAGAGCACGTCGTGTTGCACGATCTTTGCGAGTGGCTCCCCCCGGAACTCGTGTACGGTGCTCCTTCTCCGTACCTGCATGGCCTTGCCTGA
- a CDS encoding SigE family RNA polymerase sigma factor: MTDRHSVEDDFREFVAARSPALLRTAYLLTGDWATAEDLLQTALTKIYLAWRRLGEIEAVEPYARRVLVNTSISWWRRRWHGERPTEVLPERAVADKVDEQLERDALWRHVQSLPARQRAVLVLRFYEDLSEAQTAAILDISTGTVKSQTSRALSTLRGRLGAERAADQARVDELAAQAEPPRIPRQAPPPVRPVRAPAPRIPAPAGGLEGR, translated from the coding sequence GTGACGGACAGGCACTCGGTCGAAGACGACTTTCGCGAGTTCGTCGCCGCCCGTTCGCCCGCGTTGCTGCGCACCGCGTATCTGCTGACGGGCGACTGGGCGACCGCCGAAGACCTGTTGCAGACCGCTTTGACCAAGATTTACCTGGCCTGGCGGCGGCTCGGCGAGATCGAAGCGGTCGAACCCTACGCCCGGCGGGTGCTGGTCAACACCTCGATCAGTTGGTGGCGCCGACGTTGGCACGGCGAGCGCCCGACCGAGGTGCTGCCCGAGCGGGCCGTCGCCGACAAGGTCGACGAGCAACTCGAACGCGACGCCCTCTGGCGCCACGTGCAGTCGCTGCCGGCCCGGCAGCGTGCGGTGCTGGTGCTGCGCTTCTACGAAGACCTCTCCGAGGCACAGACCGCCGCGATCCTCGACATCTCCACCGGCACCGTGAAGAGCCAGACCTCCCGCGCCCTCAGCACGCTGCGCGGCCGGCTCGGTGCCGAGCGAGCCGCCGACCAGGCCCGCGTCGACGAGTTGGCCGCACAGGCCGAGCCGCCGCGGATCCCGCGCCAGGCACCACCGCCGGTGCGCCCGGTGCGCGCCCCTGCCCCCCGCATTCCCGCGCCGGCGGGAGGACTGGAGGGGCGCTGA
- a CDS encoding MaoC family dehydratase — protein MRFGRYYEEFEVDDVYRHWPGKTVTEADDHLFCLLTMNHHPLHLDAHYAQTATEFGRNVVVGNFIYSLLLGMSVADVSGKAIANLEVESLRHVAPTFHGDTLYGETTVLDKRESGSKPDRGVVTVETRGYNQDGTLVCVFRRKVMVPKRVHGANAGGLDPERPSFPEPLPR, from the coding sequence ATGCGGTTCGGGCGCTACTACGAAGAGTTCGAGGTCGACGACGTCTACCGGCACTGGCCCGGCAAGACCGTCACCGAGGCCGACGATCACCTCTTCTGCCTGCTGACGATGAATCACCATCCGTTGCACCTCGACGCGCACTACGCGCAGACCGCGACCGAGTTCGGCCGCAACGTGGTGGTCGGCAACTTCATCTACTCGCTGCTCCTCGGCATGTCGGTGGCCGATGTGAGCGGCAAGGCGATCGCCAACCTCGAGGTCGAGTCGCTGCGGCACGTCGCGCCGACGTTCCACGGCGACACCCTCTACGGCGAGACGACGGTGCTCGACAAGCGCGAGTCCGGCTCGAAGCCCGACCGGGGCGTGGTGACCGTCGAGACCCGCGGCTACAACCAGGACGGGACGCTGGTCTGCGTCTTCCGGCGCAAGGTCATGGTGCCCAAGCGGGTGCACGGCGCCAACGCCGGCGGCCTCGACCCCGAGCGCCCGAGCTTCCCGGAACCCCTGCCTCGGTAG
- the trxA gene encoding thioredoxin, which yields MATVELTTENFDKVTGGDGIVLVDFWASWCGPCLRFAPVYDRVSEKHENVVFGKVDTEAQVELAARYDIRSIPTLMALRDGVIVFAQPGALPESAVESLISQVEALDMEDVRKQLAEHEHTGHSHNH from the coding sequence ATGGCGACCGTTGAGCTGACGACCGAGAACTTTGACAAGGTCACCGGCGGTGACGGCATCGTTCTTGTGGACTTCTGGGCGAGCTGGTGCGGGCCGTGTCTGCGCTTCGCTCCGGTCTACGACCGGGTGTCCGAGAAGCACGAGAACGTGGTGTTCGGCAAGGTTGACACCGAGGCGCAGGTCGAGCTGGCCGCGCGTTACGACATCCGGTCGATTCCGACCCTGATGGCCCTGCGCGACGGCGTGATCGTCTTCGCACAGCCGGGCGCGCTGCCCGAGTCGGCGGTCGAGTCCTTGATCTCGCAGGTCGAGGCGCTCGACATGGAAGACGTGCGCAAGCAGCTCGCCGAGCACGAGCACACCGGTCACAGCCACAACCACTGA